The DNA region AGCGATAGGAAGCAGCATGTAAGGGCAAATGGTATCTCGCCATagaaatatgtaaataattaaattctcAGGAAATAACACTAGAATTGGGTCAGTAACAAGCCACAGATTGTCATTGGTATGACAGATGTCATTTGGGGCTCCCATAATTCAGAGATGAATGTCATCATGATCCCTGAACTCAACTCGTTTGAGACGTAGTAGTTATAAGTTTTCGCTATCAGGACGTTAGAAACAACGAGTGGTGGCTTATTGGTCAGAATACTGGACTAGCTAGGCTCCGTCTAATCGTCTGGGTATCCTGTTACCATCGTCAGCCTATCGTGTAAAAAAAGTAAGTCAAGCTGAGTACAAAAATCTGTACTTGGAATATAAgtaaatcattatatttttgTGTTAGGACTCAAAAGAAGTTACAGTTGATTATCAAATCCATATAACTTGTTTCTAGATACTAATCCAGTGTAGGTACACCATATAGTACACCTTAGTTTGAATTCGATCTGTACTCATGATTCACGTTCTTCCAATCATTTTCACCATTGTATCAGCTGAATCTGCTAACCGACGCTTGCTTATATAGCATATTTTCATAACTAGGTACTTATTTTACGGAAAacgtaaatatttattatctaaCAAATGTTATTGCTTAaatgttttaatgaatatacttcAGATTATCATGAATTCACAATCTCTTGAAGACAACGACATTTTACATGATTCGTCATATGCGAATTGTGACATCAAAAAACGTCAACGTTCTGATAAGATTTCAAATCTTATGGGTCAGTATCTTTTGAAAGGATGGAGAATGTTAAACGAATCTTGTCCTAAATGTGAGGTTAGTTGTATCATGTTATCAAATTTTGTGTTTTTCAGACCATTCTTTTCCAACAACCAAATGGTCAGTATTATTGCGTAGCTTGCTTAGAAGTTGATCAGGAAAAATCCAATTCTATTAAAGAACCATTGTTAGGTAACCAACACTTACTGAACAAATCACAAAATTTCTCGACAGCATCGTCACCATTTCGTAGTGATGTTGACACTGggtatgtatatttattgtcATAAAACAGTTATGACTTAACTCCAGTTTGATGATTGATTAAAATAGCTTTGATTA from Schistosoma haematobium chromosome ZW, whole genome shotgun sequence includes:
- the SSSCA1 gene encoding Protein ZNRD2 (EggNog:ENOG410VEWP~COG:D,V) — encoded protein: MNSQSLEDNDILHDSSYANCDIKKRQRSDKISNLMGQYLLKGWRMLNESCPKCETILFQQPNGQYYCVACLEVDQEKSNSIKEPLLGNQHLLNKSQNFSTASSPFRSDVDTGLPKKSTDAQMKPLSDNKKTSTNACSEISILTELREKIHWSMSQLVETTTPMEIRQWVDTLKSLLDLWDKLLKSNFVKC